From the Pyrenophora tritici-repentis strain M4 chromosome 5, whole genome shotgun sequence genome, the window GAATTCCGATTCGGAAGCATCGGAATGACTAGCCAATCCGAATGGTGTGCTTTCTAATTGTACCATGAGGCGGAATTTGCCGCACATGACATAACCTAGCTTTCAACGAAATTGGTGACAACAGACAGCATCAGTCATCCGTCCCCCTTGAAATTCACCACTACACTCCTTGTCTCGCCGAGTCGCAACACATTTGGATATCCGACCTACGACCATGTCACTACCTCGTACCACCGGAGCGTTCGCGCGCTCAAGCTCAGCATTCCGACGATTCGCCTCCCCATCGCTTCCTCCCCGCAGATGCCCGCAATGCTCGAGGACATTCGCCTCATCGATACAATATCGACAGTCGGCAAAGCGACAGATGCAGACAGCAACTGCATATCGCCCTGAATCGCTGTATCCTGAACCGCCACCGCGTAATGCTGGTGTACCCGATACTTCGATAGCAGGAGGCGCAACCGAGGCAACCAAAACAACAGCCCCACAACCGCCTTCAACCGAGCGCAATACAGCCTCGACGGCCGAACAACCGAATATGAGCATACCAGAAGGCGAAGCACAAAAGTCGCAAGCAGCAGCGCCGAGTAAACCCCTTCGACCGCGCCGCTACAACTTCGGACCCCGGAAAGCGACCATCAAGCTTTCGCCCTCGGCTGTCGCCCATCTGCGCGAACTCCTTGAACTCCCGGAACCAAAGCTCATTCGGATAGGCACAAAGGCAAAGGGTTGCTCAGGGCTGGCATACCATCTGGAATACGTGGACAAGCCGAGCCCCTTGGACGAGCAGGTAGAGCAAGATGGCGTCAAGGTGCTGATTGACAACAAGGCGCTGTTGAATATTATCGGAAGCGAAATGGACTGGCTAGAAGACAAGCTGAACGAGCGCTTCATCTTCAAGAACCCAAACATCAGTAAGTGGTGACGTAGCAATGATTACAACCATCGCTAACACATGAATAGCTGAGCAATGCGGATGCGGAGAGTCCTTCAGCGTGGCATGATACCCTTACGATTCCATCACTATAGAAGCATTACCGGCGTTGCATCTTGGCGTTACACCTCTCAACAGACATGACGTAATATGCTTAGACTTCCTTCTCTGTAGCTATCGAGCCTCCCTCGCTTTTGCTGCATCTACATCTTGCCCGGTTCATAGTCAAACACATTGACTTCACTCGCCACCTCACCGGCGAGTTTCACAAATTCTAGGTGGGCAGGATCCTTAATTACATAGTAGTCGCGGTCCTCTTCACTCTCAAACTCGACGACGAATCCGTGGGTGAAATTGCCCTATGCTTTGTCAGCAGCATAGATATAGACTTGGGATTTGTGGCCATGGGCTCACGGATTTGCCTTCGGGGCTGATGTTCTTGCCACCGGAGAATGATTTGATGTAGGGCTTCTGGGACGTTGGATGGATACAATCTTCCTTTAGAGCGAGCATACGCGTGCATGCCTGTATACTATTAGCCATACGAATATTACACAAAAGTAGGCCTACTTCTGAGATTTGCTCAGGAGAAGCTGTAGACTTCCACTCGAATAGTACAATGTGAACAACCGTCATTTTGTATATGTATCCAAATCAAAGATGTGTAAGGAGAAATCGAGCATTATGCGACAAGACGTCAATGAGGGGTGATATATGTGGGTGGGCTGTTTCGGAGGTAATGACCTCAGCGCTGCTACGGTAAGCTCCGGTAAATCTACCGCGTCGCATACTGCTATCAATCCCGCCAATACAGCAGACCAAGCCTCACCACCAACAACGCAGATAGACGTCGCAGGACAAATGAAAACGATGATACGACCGCCATGACCTCATATTGCCATTGATTTATTACCAAACTCTCAGATCGCATTCCAACACCTCATACCTCAAACGCCGTCGCAACATTCCATTCCAAACACCATGGCTACCGCGCCAGCTCTCCCAGAGCAACTCATCTACCTAATAATTCGCTTCACTGCCTCCGCACCTGATCTACCACTTTCAATACACACACCACGAACCATCTCCACGCTCTCCCTCAAGCAACTCATACGCCAACACCTCCCATCCGAACATGCTTCTGCGCGTCTCCGTCTCATCTATGCAGGCAAAGTCCTCGCAGACACAGAACCAGTATCTCGGTCTCTAAAGCTACCgccgccaccaccaccacgtAATACAAAGAGTAGTAGCGatggtggaggaggaggaggaggaggaggaggaagcGCAAGCAACACCAGCGATGCCAGCACCCCCAGCAAAAACAAAGGCAAACAACCCCTCCGCTCCACCCCCGCAATACAATACGGCACAACCGCAGAAATCCCACCTTCAGCCAAGAAATTCTACATCCACTGCTCCCTCGGCGACGCGCTATCAGTCTCTGAACTCGCGTCCGAAGCCACCTTGGCCGCAGCAACAGAAACGAGTCTGAGAACGTATTACACTTCCTCGTCCTCAACTTCCTCAGCACATCGCGCCGCAAACAGCACCACAAGTAATCATGCATCCGATCGACGGAACTCTAGTACAAATACTCCACCAGGGGCGGCTACAACACCATCCCTCCCCCCAAGCCCAAGGCTTCGACCGCCTCCTCGCCTCGGGATTTACCCCACAGGAAATATCCTCCCTCCGCTCCCACTTCACCACCAACCTCTCCTTCACACACACCCCAGACACGATGCCTTCGCCGGCTCAAATCCGCATCCTAGAAGATCGCTGGCTCGACGAATCTGCAAACGACCCGTCGGCCTCGCTGGCTACCGGTGGCGGCGGCGCGGCCCAAGGTGATGCGGGCTGGGGAGCGGGATTTGCGGTCGAAGAGGGTGGGTTGGACGATATGTTGTATGGGTATTTGACGGGTTTCTTTTTTCCGCTGGGGGGGGTTGGTGTGGGGGTTTAGGGAGGAGGGGGTTTGGACGCGCAGGAGGCAGGTGGCTGTTGTTATGGGGGTTTTGATTAATGCTGTTTTTGGGTTTATGAGATGGGGTGCTTGATGGGgggatggatggatggatggatATACCCTGTTGTTGAGGTTTGTATTTTGAGTGTGGATGAAGTTGGAACACTGTTGGTGCTGAGGCGCGACTTCGACATGTGAGGGTGGTTTCTTGAAGCAGGCTCGAAGCGAATCGTTTGTGTACTCATTCATTAATTCGTTGTTGAGATAGCTGTCACTACTCAACATATCACGGTTTCGCAGAAACCTacatcgtcgtcgtcgtcatcgtcatcacCTATCTACACAGCACACACCGGCACCACCCCCTCCACCCGAATTCTCTACAACTCAATTTCCTTAGCAGGCGCACCCATATAACTAAGCGGTCCCTTTTTCACCATAAGCGTCATAACTTCATACAACgtatccgccgccgccataGTCGTCAACTCAGCGTTAGTATCATACGCCGGCGCCACTTCTACAATATCAGCGCCGATGAGGTTGATACCCTCGAGGCCGCGGATGATAGTGCGGAGTTCACGCGTGGTCCAGCCACCGGTTTCAGGTGTGCCGGTTGCAGGTGCGACTGTGTGTGTGTATTAGTTCGTCTGTGTTGACATGAGAACTGGATAAGGGACATACAAGCCGGATCCAACGTATCAATATCAATACTCAAATACACCGGTCTCTCCAACCCAACGCGATCTCTAATCTTCTTCACAATGCCATCAATGCCAATCTTGTCGATTGCCCGCGCTTCGACGATTTCAAACCCGCAGTACCCGTCGTTGTCGTAGTCTGAAGGTCCTGACAGCGTCGTGCGGATGCCGGCGTGGATGTTGGTGTCGTTTGCGAGGAGGCCTTCTTGGGCCGCGTGGAAAAAGTAGGTGCCGTGGTTTATGCTGGCTTGTTCGCTGGGGGCGCCGCCGAAGACTTTGGGACGCCAGGTGTCGCTTTGTTGGTGTTAGTTGGGGTTTTTTAGAAGGAAGGTAGGAAGAGGGAGAGAGACGCACAGATGGCTGTCAAAGTGGATGACGGTAATGGGACCGTATTCTCGGTGAACGGAGCGGAGAAGGGGCAGTGTGATTGTGTGATCGCCTCCTAGGGTGATCATGCGGGGGAGTGTCTTTCCGTGTTTGGAGGGGCCGGGCTTGTTGGCGTGGGTGTGGGGGGCACGGCTGAGGAGGAGGTTGTGGCCCTGTTCGATTTGTTGGAGGGCGTAGGCGTTGTCGTATCTATAAATATCAGTATCTATACCAAACCAACCCCCGGAAGTATAGAGCGATAACTTACGAGGTAACGGGAATGTCTCCGCAGTCGATTACTTTGGCCCACGAATTGAACGGGTTCGCCTTGAGTGGGACGTTGTAGCCGCCACTAAATCACATTTTGTATGAGCCATGTGTTTCCGAGGTACAAAAAGTAAGCAAGTGTAGAGGAAACTTACTATAAATTGAGACGGCGAGAACCTTGTCTGATGCCACTGGGGCCGAAGCGAGCGCCAGGACGGTATGATGTACCAGTGTCAAAGGGAGCACCGATGAATGCAATGTCGTAGTCTACATCGCTCGACAGACACGGATGGTATGGGAGACGGCCGAATGTGGAGATTCCGGAGAAGATGGAGTCGGCCTGTATGGTGGTCAATTGCTGCGTCGGACATTCTATGCAGAAGGCCTACTTGTGTGCCACCATCACCGGGAAGCGTGTTGTACCAAAGACTTTGGTGTGGGCCAGCCAATGGCTCTTGATCATGGTCATGGTCGCCATGTGCAGCAACAGCCGCAGCAAAGCTCAAGACGGCAGGAGTAAACCTCATTCTCGCAGGAACAAACGATGCTTTGCAGTGAGGAAAAATGAAGAAGTTACAGATGATGGTCTGAGAAGAATGCGGAAACTCTGCAGTAGATAACTGTTTGAAACTCACACGCGCGCGCTGTCTCTATCAGTTGTGTGTTGACCAGCTCACGTTAGGTAAACCCTCGTTATGTAAACAGCTCCCATAACTACCCCTGTCCATGATGATGACTCTCTGCACCTATGGCACCGAACTGCCTCCAATGCGTTAGTCGCTCCTTGTCGAAGCTGTAGATCTCGATATGCCTCCGATTGGAAAAAAACGGTTGGAGTCGTCTTGTCGTGGCGTGCTGAGCCAGTGAGTGCAGCTTTGGCAATCTGTGTAACCACCGCGACCTATCCACGGCACACCACGCTCCCTTTTAACATTGGCCAGAGAAGACCTTGATGGCTACACGACCACTTTCTTGAGACATGTTTGAGTACCCCGTTATACCACCGATGTATACATATCTTGCAACACGGCGTTGGGGATCGATTGTGGAGACTTACCAACCCCGCCATGTGCAATGACGGGCGCCACGATCGAGGACCGAGCACCCGACCAGTAGCGTTCCCCATAGAATCATGCCGTAACGGCGATATTCAGCACTTTGGACTGCATCTCATCAATCACTTCTTATCTCAAGCGGGGTCGGGATTCGTAGGAAGCATGCGTCCTTCATGCATGCAAGTTGAGGTTTCCGGTCAATCTTGTGCCGTAGTTTCCTGTCTTATTCGACAACGTAACACTCTTGCGTTACAAGATATGTAGCACGCAGATTGGCTCGATAAGCATCTTCTTGGTCCCGGAACTTATGCTGTGTTGACGAGATCCATCAAGTTGACGTCGGACATGGCGGGCCGAGCGGTGAGGTGAGGTGAATACTTGGGAAAGTCACGCGGCAGAATTCGTGGACTACAGATAGATCGTCGTGAGCTTGAAATCTTCCACAGCCCGTCATTGATCGTATACCCAACGTGGGGTATGCAGCAGTCCCGTAGCTACGCGGAGGTGATGAGGAGTGAGGTCCATTCGCAGAACAGGGATTAAAGATACCGGGCGCACTAGAACGTTCGCTTAATGTATCTGGTAATTTTTCAACATCTCTTGCATTGGCGTCATTCGGCTACTATCTATGTGTATTTGCCGCATGTCCATGTAATCATGCTCGTTGGAGTTGCCAAAAGGTCCCGAGTGAACAGCTATCTGTGTATCGGCGTGGCTTCCTCCGGAGAAATGCCAATCTCCGCCCTGTCGTCAGAATCCATCCTGTCAAATGCCTTCTTGACTTGATAATCCCAGTTACTCCAAGCAACGATCGCCCACTCCGCAAACCCAACGAGGTAGAGGGCGATGCACTGTCCAACCCACAAGCCTCCAAGTCCCCAACCGTGGAATGCAAGCCAGATACCCAATGGCAAAGCTCCACAATAGTAGCTTACAATGTTGACTGTTGCTCCAATGTGCTGTCTGCCCATTCCTCTAAGAGCACCTCCGCAGCTGCCGTTGAGTCCATCTGCAATCTGAAACAGCGCAACATAAGGCATTACCTTTGCAGTGAGCTTGATGACTTCTACGTCGTCGTTGAAAATCTTGGCGTAAAAGTCCTTGACTCCCATGAGGACGGCCAACACGAGCGCCCCGAGAACCATACTCAGTACGGCCGCAGTATTAGCCGCTCTCGCTGCACCTTTTGCGTCTCGCGATCCGAGGAGGTTTCCGACGCGCGAAGAGGTGGCAACGCCGACTCCAAAGGGAATAGTGTTCATGACTTGGTCTGTAGTCATGATAACACTCTGCGCCGCCAGCGGTATGGTGCCAAGCTTGCCTGCAACGAGCGCAACAATCTCAAATGCCCACCACTCGGTACCAACGTGTATGACTCCGAGGAAAGCCAGGCGTGCAAATACCCAACTGTTTTGTAGGCACTTGCGATCCCAACCTCCCCAGCATTGCCACCCATTCACAAAGCGTGCATAGGCGAGGAGTAAGAAGAACGACGCCCAGTATGCGATGCCCGTAGCAAGAGGTGCACCGAGAAGGCCCATTTTGAAGTTATACACAAAGAGGTAGTTCAAACCGGCGCTCAAGGGAGAAGTGATGAGCAAAACGTACGTTCCAGGTCGCATGATTTCTGTGCGTGTAAGTGAAGGAACTTGTTTGGAGACTGGAGATATACCTTGAGCTTGCATGTACTTTTTCAGCGCCTCAAAAAATATGTAGCCAATACCGCCCGGAGCCAGCACAGACAGGAATCTCGCCGAGTCGCGCGCTATGTAGTCTTCCTGGCCGAGAGCTTTGAAAAGTGGTTCAGAGCAAAACCAGAGGATAGCGACGGGTATGTAGAATAAAGAGAGGACGACGAATGAGCGCTGGAGGATGGTCCCCAAGTCGTGGCGGTTTTTGCTTCCAGTAAAGCTGGCGGACGCTAGTGTATCGATGGCTGTCGTGCCACCAAGAGCGATGAGCCAACCAGTAGCCATGGCGAACATGTATGAAAAGGCAGCTGTAGCCAATGCTTCTGGCGAGAGACGTCCGACGATGAGAACTGATACGGTCTGTAGAGAGTTTTGAAGGGCGTATGCCACAACCACCGGTAGTGATCCCTTTAGCAATATCCAGAACTCGCGCAGGACGAGTTGGAAATTCGATGCTTCTTCATCATCCAGCTCGTAGGTTTCGCCACTAGACCACTCTTCATGATTTGAGTCTGGAAGGAGGGGACTCCGCTCATCTGGGGCGTCGGTATCTTTCTTCGATGTCCTCAGGAAGTCCGGTATCCAAGACCTCGACTTGCTCGTTTCGTGATCCATAGTTGAAGTAGTGCAAATAGAACAGCAATCCCGTAGAAAGAAGATTTTTCCTTATAAAGTAGACGATGAATATGTACGCCAGATTCTTCCCCTCTCGGCTCCGATACCCACAGAGCACAAAAGGCAAAAAGGCAGCATACTGTACAGCAACACCCTCGACTGCAAAGTCTAAGGAACGCCCAGATAGAGCGGGCATGACATTAGCTCTTACAATACCACCTGACCGTACGGCTCAAAACCGGTCTAACTACGGAGCTTTAGCCTACCATGAAGAGCATAGCATGCGGTTGCCACGAATGAAGCAGCATGCATGTAGTCCAAGGCCTAGATGACGACAAACACCGTCGGGCGTATCTGCGATGCGATCAATGCGCTGCTGTAGCCTTATCGACCTGCATCTGTTGTCGATTTGACTAAGACTCTTCAGTAAGTTTTTATGTTTAGGCGAGTCATTTTTGCGGGATTGCACCAGTGTCATTGCGGAGCTGCGAAAGACGGTGGTACCGGTGTCTTGGGTCGAGTGAAGTGCCGGCTCCGCGCCGCAGGCTGTTCCCCGCT encodes:
- a CDS encoding iron sulfur assembly protein 1; its protein translation is MQTATAYRPESLYPEPPPRNAGVPDTSIAGGATEATKTTAPQPPSTERNTASTAEQPNMSIPEGEAQKSQAAAPSKPLRPRRYNFGPRKATIKLSPSAVAHLRELLELPEPKLIRIGTKAKGCSGLAYHLEYVDKPSPLDEQVEQDGVKVLIDNKALLNIIGSEMDWLEDKLNERFIFKNPNITEQCGCGESFSVA
- a CDS encoding SpeB, Arginase-agmatinase-formimionoglutamate hydrolase, arginase family; this translates as MRFTPAVLSFAAAVAAHGDHDHDQEPLAGPHQSLWYNTLPGDGGTQADSIFSGISTFGRLPYHPCLSSDVDYDIAFIGAPFDTGTSYRPGARFGPSGIRQGSRRLNLYGGYNVPLKANPFNSWAKVIDCGDIPVTSYDNAYALQQIEQGHNLLLSRAPHTHANKPGPSKHGKTLPRMITLGGDHTITLPLLRSVHREYGPITVIHFDSHLDTWRPKVFGGAPSEQASINHGTYFFHAAQEGLLANDTNIHAGIRTTLSGPSDYDNDGYCGFEIVEARAIDKIGIDGIVKKIRDRVGLERPVYLSIDIDTLDPAFAPATGTPETGGWTTRELRTIIRGLEGINLIGADIVEVAPAYDTNAELTTMAAADTLYEVMTLMVKKGPLSYMGAPAKEIEL
- a CDS encoding stress responsive A-B barrel domain containing protein, which encodes MTVVHIVLFEWKSTASPEQISEACTRMLALKEDCIHPTSQKPYIKSFSGGKNISPEGKSGNFTHGFVVEFESEEDRDYYVIKDPAHLEFVKLAGEVASEVNVFDYEPGKM
- a CDS encoding MatE family transporter; this encodes MDHETSKSRSWIPDFLRTSKKDTDAPDERSPLLPDSNHEEWSSGETYELDDEEASNFQLVLREFWILLKGSLPVVVAYALQNSLQTVSVLIVGRLSPEALATAAFSYMFAMATGWLIALGGTTAIDTLASASFTGSKNRHDLGTILQRSFVVLSLFYIPVAILWFCSEPLFKALGQEDYIARDSARFLSVLAPGGIGYIFFEALKKYMQAQEIMRPGTYVLLITSPLSAGLNYLFVYNFKMGLLGAPLATGIAYWASFFLLLAYARFVNGWQCWGGWDRKCLQNSWVFARLAFLGVIHVGTEWWAFEIVALVAGKLGTIPLAAQSVIMTTDQVMNTIPFGVGVATSSRVGNLLGSRDAKGAARAANTAAVLSMVLGALVLAVLMGVKDFYAKIFNDDVEVIKLTAKVMPYVALFQIADGLNGSCGGALRGMGRQHIGATVNIVSYYCGALPLGIWLAFHGWGLGGLWVGQCIALYLVGFAEWAIVAWSNWDYQVKKAFDRMDSDDRAEIGISPEEATPIHR